The following is a genomic window from Clostridium fungisolvens.
TTTAAAATACTAGTAGTTGATGATGAACAAAAAATATTGGATGTAGTAAAAGCTTATTTGGAGAAGGAAAACTATGAAGTAACTACTGCTTTAGATGGAGAAGGAGCTTTAAATATATTTACCAAGGATGCCTTTCACCTTGTAATTCTAGATTTAATGTTACCTAAAATTACTGGCGAAGATGTATGCCATAAAATAAGAGCTATTTCTAGTGTCCCTATTATTATGCTTACTGCAAAAGCTGATGAGGATGAGCGAATAGAGGGTATATCTATCGGTGCTGATGACTACATAACTAAACCCTTCAGTGTTCGTGAGCTAGTTGTAAGAGTTAGAGCACTTCTAAGAAGATCATATAAGGATACTATTCCACTAGCTGATGTTTTAACCTTTAATAATGGAGATTTAGAGGTAGATATAAAAAAACTACTGGTTAAAAAGCAAGGAAAAACTGTAAGTTTAACAACCAACGAGTTCAAAGTTTTAATAGTATTAATTACAAATCCAGGCCAAGTATTT
Proteins encoded in this region:
- a CDS encoding response regulator transcription factor translates to MNSDFKILVVDDEQKILDVVKAYLEKENYEVTTALDGEGALNIFTKDAFHLVILDLMLPKITGEDVCHKIRAISSVPIIMLTAKADEDERIEGISIGADDYITKPFSVRELVVRVRALLRRSYKDTIPLADVLTFNNGDLEVDIKKLLVKKQGKTVSLTTNEFKVLIVLITNPGQVFSREQLVDKAFGIDYEGFDRTIDTYIKNIRQKIEDNHKDPKYITTIYGMGYKFIPNSNEVK